A stretch of the Streptomyces sp. WMMB303 genome encodes the following:
- a CDS encoding GtrA family protein, giving the protein MGEWRTMRPGLERLVRELGKFGAVGALGFLVNVAIFNLCIHTFQLAPIRSGVIAQVVAIGTNYLGNRYWTYRHTDKNRIHRETVLFFLFSGAGLVLENGILALSHYGFGYTSTLADNIAKNVIGLAVGTAFRFWAYRTWVFRARTKAPARTRGADAAGPTTDGPAPEQGGAADGPASGRAAGVGEAAALRDDAPAGVRLAVGPAASAGAGRIEVGGLAAEEQREDRRQLLK; this is encoded by the coding sequence ATGGGTGAATGGCGCACGATGCGCCCGGGACTGGAACGGCTTGTGCGCGAACTGGGCAAGTTCGGCGCCGTCGGTGCGCTGGGCTTCCTGGTGAACGTCGCGATCTTCAATCTGTGCATCCACACGTTCCAGCTCGCACCCATCCGCTCCGGCGTCATCGCGCAGGTCGTCGCGATCGGCACCAACTACCTGGGCAACCGCTACTGGACCTACCGGCACACCGACAAGAACCGGATCCACCGCGAGACGGTCCTCTTCTTCCTCTTCAGCGGGGCCGGGCTGGTGCTGGAGAACGGCATCCTCGCCCTCTCGCACTACGGCTTCGGCTACACCTCGACGCTCGCGGACAACATCGCCAAGAACGTCATCGGGCTCGCCGTCGGCACCGCCTTCCGCTTCTGGGCGTACCGCACCTGGGTCTTCCGGGCGCGCACCAAGGCGCCCGCGCGGACCCGCGGGGCCGACGCAGCGGGACCGACGACCGACGGCCCGGCCCCGGAGCAGGGCGGCGCCGCGGACGGACCCGCGAGCGGCAGGGCCGCAGGAGTCGGCGAGGCGGCTGCGCTGCGGGACGACGCCCCGGCAGGAGTGCGACTGGCCGTCGGTCCGGCTGCCTCAGCCGGAGCCGGACGCATCGAGGTCGGCGGCCTCGCGGCTGAGGAACAGCGCGAAGACCGGCGGCAACTGCTGAAGTAG
- a CDS encoding ATP-binding protein translates to MRRRLILSILSVVLVVVAVFGISLVIVESRTIENSTEENVRSEAVRLVSTVESRLVAGERVTEESIGVTTSKDRYVRYIRVELPGRRPIEVGDKPSGEVVESRQTGAHGERITVQASRAAVRAEVGRTLLIILAVALLAVIAAAVLAVRQAHRVAAPLTDLAETAERLGSGDPRPRHRRYGVPELDRVADVLDGSADRIGRMLTAERRLAADASHQLRTPLTALSMRLEEIIAMAEGDEPEDRAVVKEEATIALAQVERLTDVVQRLLTNSRDPRTGSAVSFDLDEVVKQQIEEWKPAYRSAGRAIVRSGKTGLRTVGTPGAVAQVLATLIENSLMHGAGTVALRTRVTGNQVVVEVTDEGPGVDEALGSRVFERTVSGHNSTGLGLAVARDLAEADGGRLELLQQLPPVFALFLSREAADLDASGSG, encoded by the coding sequence GTGCGCCGTCGGCTCATCCTGTCCATCCTCTCCGTCGTCCTGGTGGTCGTCGCGGTCTTCGGGATCTCGCTCGTCATCGTCGAGTCCCGCACGATCGAGAACAGCACCGAGGAGAACGTCCGCTCCGAAGCGGTCCGGCTGGTCTCCACCGTGGAGAGCCGGCTGGTGGCCGGGGAGCGGGTGACCGAGGAGTCCATCGGCGTCACCACCTCCAAGGACCGCTACGTCCGCTACATCCGTGTCGAACTGCCCGGCCGCCGTCCCATCGAGGTCGGCGACAAGCCCTCCGGCGAGGTCGTCGAGTCCCGGCAGACCGGCGCGCACGGCGAACGCATCACGGTCCAGGCGTCCCGGGCGGCGGTGCGCGCCGAGGTCGGCCGCACGCTGCTGATCATCCTCGCGGTGGCACTGCTGGCGGTGATCGCCGCGGCCGTGCTCGCCGTCCGCCAGGCGCACCGGGTGGCGGCCCCGCTCACCGACCTGGCCGAGACCGCCGAGCGCCTCGGCTCCGGCGACCCGCGGCCCCGGCACCGGCGCTACGGGGTACCGGAGCTGGACCGGGTCGCGGACGTGCTGGACGGCAGTGCGGACCGGATCGGGCGGATGCTGACCGCCGAGCGCCGACTGGCGGCGGACGCCTCGCACCAGCTTCGGACGCCGCTGACCGCGCTGTCCATGCGGCTGGAGGAGATCATCGCGATGGCCGAGGGCGACGAGCCCGAGGACCGCGCCGTGGTCAAGGAGGAGGCGACCATCGCGCTCGCCCAGGTCGAGCGGCTCACCGACGTGGTGCAGCGGCTGCTGACCAACTCCCGTGACCCGCGTACCGGCTCGGCGGTCAGCTTCGACCTGGACGAGGTGGTCAAGCAGCAGATAGAGGAGTGGAAGCCCGCCTACCGCAGCGCGGGCCGGGCCATCGTGCGCTCGGGCAAGACGGGGCTGCGGACCGTGGGCACGCCGGGTGCGGTGGCGCAGGTGCTGGCGACGCTGATCGAGAACTCGCTGATGCACGGCGCCGGGACGGTCGCGCTGCGCACCCGGGTGACCGGGAACCAGGTGGTCGTGGAGGTCACGGACGAGGGTCCCGGGGTGGACGAGGCGCTCGGCTCGCGGGTCTTCGAGCGGACGGTGAGCGGGCACAACTCCACCGGCCTGGGCCTCGCGGTGGCGCGGGACCTCGCGGAGGCGGACGGTGGGCGGCTGGAGCTACTTCAGCAGTTGCCGCCGGTCTTCGCGCTGTTCCTCAGCCGCGAGGCCGCCGACCTCGATGCGTCCGGCTCCGGCTGA
- a CDS encoding response regulator transcription factor gives MTRVLLAEDDASISEPLARALRREGYEVEVREDGPAALDAGLSEGIDLVVLDLGLPGMDGLEVCRRLRNEGHVFPVLVLTARADEVDTVVGLDAGADDYVTKPFRLAELLARVRALLRRGTPAEPAQPPATHGVRIDVESHRAWMGEEELQLTAKEFDLLRVLVRDAGRVVTRDQLMREVWDTTWWSSTKTLDMHISWLRKKLGDDAANPRYIATVRGVGFRFEKS, from the coding sequence ATGACCCGTGTACTGCTCGCCGAGGATGACGCATCGATCTCGGAGCCCCTGGCCCGCGCCCTGCGTCGGGAGGGATACGAGGTCGAGGTCCGCGAGGACGGTCCCGCTGCGCTCGACGCGGGACTGAGCGAGGGAATCGACCTGGTCGTGCTCGATCTGGGGCTGCCCGGCATGGACGGCCTGGAGGTGTGCCGCAGGCTGCGCAACGAGGGCCATGTCTTCCCCGTCCTCGTGCTGACCGCGCGCGCCGACGAGGTGGACACCGTCGTCGGCCTCGACGCGGGCGCCGACGACTACGTCACCAAGCCCTTCCGGCTCGCCGAGCTGCTCGCACGTGTACGGGCCCTGCTGCGCCGCGGCACGCCAGCAGAGCCCGCCCAGCCCCCCGCCACCCACGGCGTGCGGATCGACGTCGAGTCCCACCGCGCCTGGATGGGTGAGGAGGAGCTCCAGCTCACCGCAAAGGAGTTCGACCTGCTGCGGGTGCTGGTCCGGGACGCGGGCCGGGTGGTCACCCGGGACCAGCTCATGCGCGAGGTGTGGGACACCACCTGGTGGTCCTCGACCAAAACGCTCGACATGCACATCTCCTGGCTGCGCAAGAAACTCGGCGACGACGCGGCCAACCCGCGCTACATCGCCACCGTGCGGGGCGTCGGCTTCCGCTTCGAGAAGAGCTGA
- a CDS encoding oligopeptide:H+ symporter, with the protein MAPSLTKDAPGNTGGRTFFGHPRGLATLFMTEMWERFSFYGLRALLVVYLVAGGPDAGEGGAGHQGGGLAMDLATATAIYSVYNAMVYLLTMPGGWFGDRLWGPRKTVTVGAGIIMLGHLTLAVPGEGSFFVGLACVATGSGLLKANISKMVGDLYNGPDDPRRDGGFTVFYMGINAGSFLAPFAIGTVGQTVNWHLGFGMAAVGMGLGLIQFLVGSRHLDPRSSQIPSPLSAQEKSAVLRKALLWLIVAVLFYGVVVATGTFTLNWAMIPLTVLGLLIPLGMLVRIKRDKDLTRAEQGRMTGYIWFFAAAAIFWMIYDQGASTVQAFGDAKTTTQVLGWHFPSTWFQSINPLFIILLAPLFAALWLSLNRRGKEPSTTVKFAFSLVVMGLSFYVFVIPMGMASGGTKVSPMWLVLIFLLHTIAELCLSPVGLSVTTKLAPAKYASQLMGVWFLAVTAGDSITGLLSIGGADLSTTGVVAVEATLSALAGFAIYMYRRQIAATMDEVQ; encoded by the coding sequence ATGGCGCCCAGCCTGACGAAGGACGCCCCCGGCAACACCGGCGGCAGGACCTTCTTCGGCCACCCACGAGGTCTGGCCACGCTCTTCATGACGGAGATGTGGGAGCGCTTCAGCTTCTACGGCCTTCGCGCCCTGCTCGTCGTCTACCTCGTGGCCGGCGGGCCGGACGCGGGCGAGGGCGGCGCGGGCCACCAGGGCGGCGGCCTCGCCATGGACCTGGCGACCGCCACCGCGATCTACTCCGTCTACAACGCCATGGTCTACCTGCTGACCATGCCGGGCGGCTGGTTCGGCGACCGGCTCTGGGGACCCCGCAAGACGGTCACCGTCGGCGCCGGGATCATCATGCTCGGCCACCTCACCCTGGCGGTGCCGGGCGAGGGATCCTTCTTCGTCGGCCTCGCGTGCGTGGCCACCGGCTCCGGGCTGCTGAAGGCCAACATCTCCAAGATGGTCGGCGACCTCTACAACGGCCCCGACGACCCGCGACGGGACGGCGGCTTCACGGTCTTCTACATGGGCATCAACGCGGGCTCCTTCCTCGCCCCGTTCGCCATCGGCACCGTCGGCCAGACCGTCAACTGGCACCTGGGCTTCGGCATGGCCGCCGTCGGCATGGGCCTCGGCCTGATCCAGTTCCTCGTCGGCTCGCGCCACCTGGACCCCCGCAGCAGCCAGATCCCCTCGCCGCTCTCGGCACAGGAGAAGTCGGCCGTACTGCGCAAGGCGCTGCTGTGGCTGATCGTCGCCGTCCTCTTCTACGGCGTCGTGGTGGCCACCGGCACCTTCACCCTGAACTGGGCGATGATCCCGCTCACCGTCCTGGGCCTGCTCATCCCGCTCGGCATGCTGGTACGGATCAAGCGCGACAAGGACCTCACCCGGGCCGAGCAGGGCCGGATGACCGGCTACATCTGGTTCTTCGCCGCGGCGGCGATCTTCTGGATGATCTACGACCAGGGCGCCTCCACCGTGCAGGCGTTCGGCGACGCCAAGACCACCACGCAGGTGCTGGGCTGGCACTTCCCCTCGACCTGGTTCCAGTCGATCAACCCGCTCTTCATCATCCTGCTCGCGCCGCTCTTCGCCGCGCTGTGGCTGTCGCTGAACCGGCGCGGCAAGGAGCCGTCGACCACCGTGAAGTTCGCCTTCTCGCTGGTCGTGATGGGCCTGTCGTTCTACGTCTTCGTCATCCCGATGGGCATGGCCTCCGGCGGGACGAAGGTGAGCCCGATGTGGCTGGTCCTCATCTTCCTGCTGCACACGATCGCGGAGCTGTGCCTCTCGCCGGTGGGCCTCTCGGTGACCACCAAGCTGGCCCCCGCCAAGTACGCGAGCCAGCTGATGGGTGTCTGGTTCCTCGCCGTGACGGCGGGCGACAGCATCACCGGCCTGCTGTCCATCGGCGGCGCCGACCTCAGCACCACCGGCGTCGTCGCCGTCGAGGCCACCCTCTCCGCCCTGGCGGGCTTCGCCATCTACATGTACCGGCGGCAGATCGCGGCCACGATGGACGAAGTCCAGTAG
- a CDS encoding ATP-binding protein, with protein sequence MGTAAESTASAATGAARRAGQPMRQVRRLRLVGASGAVPRARDFTRRALQDWGWLPAATADQRAAAEDVLLVVSELVTNACLHADGPEELRVGANAKVLRLEIVDPGSGSPSPRTPHRAGRPGGHGMFIVQRLCLDWGVVRNSEGSGKTVWAELAAPH encoded by the coding sequence ATGGGGACCGCTGCGGAGAGCACGGCCTCGGCCGCGACAGGGGCCGCACGCCGGGCGGGGCAGCCGATGCGGCAGGTCCGCAGGCTGCGGCTGGTCGGCGCCAGCGGAGCCGTGCCGCGGGCCCGGGACTTCACCCGTCGGGCCCTGCAGGACTGGGGCTGGCTGCCCGCCGCCACCGCGGACCAGCGCGCGGCGGCCGAGGACGTCCTGCTCGTCGTCTCGGAGTTGGTCACCAACGCGTGCCTGCACGCCGACGGCCCCGAAGAGCTGCGGGTGGGCGCCAACGCGAAGGTGCTGCGCCTGGAGATCGTCGACCCCGGCAGCGGCTCCCCGTCCCCGCGCACCCCGCACCGCGCCGGACGGCCCGGCGGGCACGGGATGTTCATCGTCCAGCGGCTGTGCCTGGACTGGGGCGTCGTCCGCAACTCCGAGGGCTCGGGCAAGACCGTGTGGGCCGAACTCGCCGCCCCGCACTGA
- a CDS encoding STAS domain-containing protein: MDRGMPGSTSQGRLTVEVRHEGISAVVTPEGELDHHTAELLREPLERSVEEGYSRLVVDCSRLEFCDSTGLNVLLAARLKAEEADGGVHLAGMLPVVARVFEITGASAVFTVHDTLESALRTPSGTEQQPES; encoded by the coding sequence ATGGACCGCGGGATGCCCGGCAGCACGAGCCAGGGTCGGCTGACGGTCGAGGTACGGCACGAGGGAATCAGTGCCGTGGTGACCCCTGAAGGTGAGCTCGATCACCACACCGCCGAGCTGTTGCGCGAGCCGCTGGAGCGGAGCGTCGAGGAGGGCTACAGCCGCCTCGTCGTGGACTGCTCGCGGCTCGAGTTCTGCGACTCGACGGGGCTGAACGTGCTGCTCGCCGCCCGCCTGAAGGCGGAGGAGGCCGACGGCGGCGTCCACCTGGCGGGAATGCTCCCCGTGGTGGCACGCGTCTTCGAGATCACCGGCGCCAGCGCGGTCTTCACCGTGCACGACACCCTCGAATCCGCGCTCCGGACCCCCTCGGGAACGGAACAGCAGCCCGAGTCGTAA
- a CDS encoding RNA polymerase sigma factor SigF, with translation MSPRLDNGISDPAHAQVEALPAVPEQRSTARLPDSRSLTPETLGDPASAEQIAEAVEADLFDQLQLPEIPPYDEVGPLDARALSKTLFERLENLDEGTHEYAYVRNTLVELNLALVKFAASRFRSRSEPMEDIVQVGTIGLIKAIDRFELNRGVEFPTFAMPTIVGEIKRFFRDTSWSVRVPRRLQELRLDLAKAGDELAQKLDRAPTAEELAKRLNISSEEVIEGMAASNAYTASSLDAQPEEDDTEGALADRIGYEDHGLEGIEYVESLKPLIAELPPRDRRILSLRFVANMTQSEIGEELGISQMHVSRLLSRTLSKLRKGLMVEE, from the coding sequence ATGTCACCCCGGCTCGACAATGGGATATCCGACCCCGCGCACGCGCAGGTCGAGGCCCTTCCCGCCGTTCCGGAGCAGCGCAGCACGGCTCGGCTGCCGGATTCCCGGTCCCTGACCCCCGAAACCCTCGGCGACCCGGCGAGCGCCGAGCAGATCGCGGAGGCGGTGGAAGCCGACCTCTTCGACCAGCTCCAGCTCCCCGAGATCCCACCCTATGACGAGGTCGGCCCGCTGGACGCGCGGGCCCTGTCCAAGACGCTGTTCGAGCGGCTGGAGAACCTCGACGAGGGCACCCACGAGTACGCGTACGTCCGCAACACCCTGGTCGAGCTCAACCTCGCGCTGGTGAAGTTCGCGGCCTCCCGGTTCCGCTCCCGCAGCGAGCCCATGGAGGACATCGTCCAGGTCGGCACCATCGGTCTCATCAAGGCGATCGACCGCTTCGAGCTGAACCGCGGCGTCGAGTTCCCCACCTTCGCGATGCCGACGATCGTCGGCGAGATCAAGCGCTTCTTCCGCGACACGTCCTGGTCGGTGCGGGTACCCCGGCGCCTCCAGGAACTGCGGCTCGACCTGGCCAAGGCGGGCGACGAACTCGCCCAGAAGCTGGACCGGGCGCCGACCGCGGAGGAGTTGGCCAAGCGGCTGAACATCTCCAGCGAGGAAGTCATCGAGGGCATGGCGGCGAGCAACGCCTACACCGCCAGCTCGCTGGACGCACAGCCCGAGGAGGACGACACCGAGGGCGCGCTGGCCGACCGGATCGGCTACGAGGACCACGGGCTCGAGGGCATCGAGTACGTGGAGTCCCTGAAGCCGCTGATCGCCGAACTCCCCCCGCGGGACCGCCGGATCCTCTCGCTGCGCTTCGTGGCGAACATGACCCAGTCGGAGATCGGTGAGGAGCTCGGCATCTCGCAGATGCACGTCTCCCGGCTGCTCTCCCGCACCCTGAGCAAGCTCCGCAAGGGGCTGATGGTCGAAGAGTGA
- a CDS encoding MarR family winged helix-turn-helix transcriptional regulator — MNSTESAHGGPEGTESESGVCEGSGAGSPGSDAVGQEAVRVWRGMRTLVLETADVRPRVVEALGMSYFRAKALRYVADQGPLTLSALAAALFADAPYTTLSIDYLVRRGLVTREPNPADRRSKLVEVTEAGAEAAAEMARITDNPPPALRGLAAADLAALARILDRALHTGPADGRSGS; from the coding sequence ATGAACAGCACGGAGTCCGCGCACGGCGGACCGGAGGGCACCGAGTCCGAGTCCGGGGTGTGCGAGGGAAGCGGCGCGGGCTCGCCCGGATCCGACGCCGTCGGGCAGGAGGCCGTCCGGGTCTGGCGCGGCATGCGCACCCTCGTCCTGGAGACCGCGGACGTGCGGCCCCGAGTCGTCGAGGCGCTGGGGATGAGCTACTTCCGCGCCAAGGCGCTGCGTTACGTCGCGGACCAGGGCCCGCTCACGCTCAGCGCGCTGGCCGCCGCCCTGTTCGCCGACGCGCCCTACACCACGCTCTCCATCGACTACCTGGTCCGGCGCGGACTGGTCACGCGGGAGCCGAATCCGGCCGACCGCCGCTCCAAACTGGTCGAGGTCACCGAGGCGGGAGCCGAGGCGGCGGCCGAGATGGCGCGGATCACCGACAACCCGCCCCCGGCCCTCCGCGGCCTGGCGGCGGCGGATCTGGCGGCTCTGGCCCGCATTCTGGACCGGGCGCTGCACACCGGCCCCGCGGACGGGCGTTCCGGATCCTGA
- a CDS encoding MFS transporter, with the protein MGAAVSDAELPPRRRQLVLAICCMSLLIVSLDTTALNVALPDIRADLGASVSGLQWVVDAYTLVLAALLMLSGSTADRLGRRRIFRWGLLLFVLGSLLCSLAPGLGWLVAARALQAVGGSMLNPVAMSIITNTFTEPRERARAIGVWGGVVGISMAAGPLLGGLLVDVSGWQAIFWVNVPVGLAAWLLTTRYIPESRAPRARRADPVGQLLVIVLLGTLTYGIIESPQHGFGSPLVLGCLAAALGALAGLVAYESRRAEPLVDPRFFRSLPFTGAVATAVCAFAALGGFLFVTSLYLQEVRQLSALRAGLCMLPMALMTLVCAPLSGRLVGSRGPRLPLVAAGAGMTAAGILLACTVSADLPLGVLFTGYVLFGIGFGLVNAPITNTAVSGMPRAQAGVAAAVASTSRQVGSSLGVAVIGAVMAAGGFGAGGGLQQAAGFQETERTAWWIVSVCGLAVLALGILSTGHRARETARRAAHLLDGSDAGDGGDQAARRPAAGRTSSEAAG; encoded by the coding sequence ATGGGGGCTGCTGTGTCCGACGCCGAACTCCCGCCGCGCCGCCGGCAGCTCGTGCTGGCGATCTGCTGCATGTCGCTGCTGATCGTCAGCCTCGACACGACGGCGCTCAACGTGGCGCTGCCCGACATCCGCGCGGACCTGGGCGCCTCGGTGTCCGGCCTGCAATGGGTGGTCGACGCCTACACCCTCGTCCTGGCCGCGCTGCTGATGCTGTCCGGCTCGACGGCGGACCGGCTGGGGCGCCGGCGGATCTTCCGCTGGGGGCTGCTGCTGTTCGTCCTGGGCTCGCTGCTGTGCAGCCTGGCACCGGGGCTCGGCTGGCTGGTGGCGGCCCGCGCCCTGCAAGCGGTGGGCGGCTCGATGCTCAACCCCGTCGCGATGTCGATCATCACCAACACCTTCACCGAACCCCGCGAGCGGGCCCGCGCGATCGGCGTGTGGGGCGGGGTCGTCGGTATCAGCATGGCGGCCGGCCCCCTGCTCGGCGGGCTGCTCGTCGACGTCAGCGGCTGGCAGGCGATCTTCTGGGTGAACGTGCCGGTCGGCCTGGCCGCCTGGCTGCTGACGACCCGGTACATCCCCGAGTCCCGCGCGCCCCGGGCCCGCAGGGCCGACCCGGTGGGCCAGCTCCTGGTGATCGTCCTGCTCGGCACCCTCACCTACGGCATCATCGAGAGCCCGCAGCACGGCTTCGGCTCGCCGCTGGTACTCGGTTGCCTGGCCGCCGCGCTCGGCGCGCTGGCCGGGCTGGTGGCCTACGAATCGCGCCGCGCCGAACCCCTCGTCGACCCGCGCTTCTTCCGCAGCCTGCCGTTCACGGGTGCGGTCGCGACAGCGGTGTGCGCGTTCGCGGCGCTGGGCGGCTTCCTCTTCGTCACGTCGCTCTACCTCCAGGAGGTCCGGCAGCTGAGCGCGCTGCGGGCCGGACTGTGCATGCTGCCGATGGCGCTGATGACGCTGGTCTGCGCGCCGCTCTCCGGCCGCCTGGTGGGCTCCCGCGGCCCGCGGCTGCCGCTGGTGGCGGCGGGCGCCGGGATGACCGCCGCGGGGATACTGCTGGCCTGCACGGTCTCGGCCGACCTGCCGCTGGGGGTGCTCTTCACCGGCTACGTGCTCTTCGGCATCGGCTTCGGCCTCGTCAACGCGCCGATCACCAACACCGCCGTCTCGGGCATGCCCCGAGCGCAGGCGGGTGTCGCCGCCGCGGTCGCCTCGACCAGCCGGCAGGTCGGCTCCTCCCTGGGAGTGGCCGTCATCGGCGCGGTCATGGCCGCGGGCGGCTTCGGCGCGGGTGGCGGCCTCCAGCAGGCCGCCGGGTTCCAGGAGACCGAACGGACCGCCTGGTGGATCGTCTCCGTCTGCGGGCTGGCCGTGCTCGCGCTCGGTATCCTCTCCACCGGCCACCGGGCCCGGGAGACGGCACGCCGCGCGGCCCATCTGCTGGACGGGAGCGACGCGGGCGACGGGGGTGACCAGGCGGCGCGGCGTCCGGCCGCGGGGCGTACGAGCAGCGAGGCAGCGGGATGA
- a CDS encoding serine hydrolase domain-containing protein encodes MPIRLRNTLLAALVVAGLTGPAAAPALAQQPGVTAEVTRQQDDGPDTAALDKALRGLPDETTTAALARVGGKGDWHGSSGVRDLRSGRKALEHARFRAGSTTKVVTAALVLKLASQGRIDLDGTVQHYLPGLLTDAFEPITVRQLLTFTSGLKPGDGLGPVSGEGYENRFKTLTPEQVVASSVAKGPYRGEGEGPGRKQRYANIDYTVLGLLVEKVTHDSYAHQAWLHVLRPAGMRHTSFPRGADPRIHGAHNRGYQRLDDGRLVDATEWNMSDRWAAGDMISTTADLERLLFALFRGEIVPQPLLEREMFTVPDIDGATMSAGLQRYDAGDGLVLWGKSGARPGYNTLLVGTRDLSRTLVYSLNSTDAKGPTMNPVGERLLAAAFGPSAVPPSEARRSR; translated from the coding sequence GTGCCCATACGTCTGCGGAACACCCTCCTGGCGGCGCTCGTGGTCGCCGGACTCACCGGCCCCGCGGCGGCGCCCGCCCTCGCCCAACAGCCCGGCGTGACGGCGGAGGTGACGCGGCAGCAGGACGACGGCCCCGACACCGCCGCGTTGGACAAGGCGCTGCGGGGACTGCCGGACGAGACGACCACCGCGGCCCTCGCCCGCGTCGGCGGGAAGGGGGACTGGCACGGCAGTTCCGGCGTGCGGGACCTGCGCAGCGGCCGGAAGGCCCTGGAGCACGCCCGGTTCCGGGCCGGGTCCACCACCAAGGTGGTGACCGCGGCGCTGGTGCTGAAGCTCGCCTCGCAGGGCCGCATCGACCTCGACGGTACGGTGCAGCACTACCTGCCCGGGCTGCTGACCGACGCGTTCGAGCCCATCACCGTGCGGCAGTTGCTCACCTTCACCAGCGGGCTCAAGCCGGGCGACGGCCTCGGCCCGGTTTCGGGGGAAGGGTACGAGAACCGCTTCAAGACCCTCACTCCCGAGCAGGTGGTCGCCTCGTCGGTCGCCAAGGGGCCCTACCGGGGAGAGGGCGAGGGGCCCGGCAGGAAGCAGCGGTACGCCAACATCGACTACACCGTTCTGGGGCTCCTCGTCGAGAAGGTCACCCACGACTCCTACGCGCACCAGGCGTGGCTGCACGTGCTGCGTCCGGCCGGGATGCGGCACACGTCCTTCCCGCGCGGCGCCGACCCGCGGATCCACGGCGCGCACAACCGCGGATACCAGCGCCTCGACGACGGCCGCCTGGTGGACGCCACCGAGTGGAACATGTCCGACCGCTGGGCGGCCGGTGACATGATCTCCACCACGGCCGATCTGGAACGCCTCCTGTTCGCCCTCTTCCGCGGCGAGATCGTGCCCCAGCCGCTGCTTGAGCGGGAGATGTTCACCGTGCCGGACATCGACGGCGCCACCATGAGCGCCGGACTCCAGCGGTACGACGCGGGCGACGGCCTGGTCCTGTGGGGCAAGAGCGGAGCCCGCCCCGGCTACAACACGCTGCTGGTCGGCACCCGTGATCTGTCCCGGACCCTCGTCTACAGCCTCAACTCGACCGATGCCAAGGGGCCGACCATGAACCCGGTCGGGGAGCGGCTGCTCGCTGCCGCGTTCGGCCCCTCAGCGGTTCCCCCGTCGGAGGCGCGCCGGTCGCGCTGA
- a CDS encoding NAD(P)-dependent oxidoreductase, with translation MTTIAVTGASGFCGSYVARAAAVRGAEVRCVGRRPGPVGRHLRWDAASDEVPDLGGADVVVHCAAAVGDPAAGSAAEAAMRAVNVTGTARLLEAAAGRPVVWVSSASVYAPGPGRARIREEHPIGAQLNAYGRTKAEGEALAMAAGAVVLRPRAVYGVGDPHLVPRLLGRVRRGLLLLPGRDVRLSLTAVENLADACLAAADGGWPPGAYNIADPVPYRRDEAVRTVLAAHGVHARVEHLPVPLARAAGAAAEQLWRLRPRTEPPLTRYAVDQLAHSVVLDVTRARRQGWRAPRTLADYAGAVASVVERRPSARPARLRRGNR, from the coding sequence ATGACCACGATCGCCGTCACCGGCGCGAGCGGCTTCTGCGGCTCCTACGTCGCACGGGCCGCCGCCGTACGGGGGGCCGAAGTGCGGTGTGTGGGGCGGCGGCCCGGCCCGGTCGGCCGTCACCTGCGCTGGGACGCCGCCTCGGACGAGGTGCCGGACCTGGGCGGGGCCGACGTGGTGGTGCACTGCGCGGCGGCGGTGGGGGATCCGGCCGCCGGCTCGGCGGCCGAGGCGGCGATGCGGGCCGTGAACGTCACCGGAACGGCCCGGCTGCTGGAGGCGGCGGCGGGGCGGCCGGTGGTGTGGGTCAGCAGCGCCAGCGTGTACGCGCCGGGCCCCGGACGGGCCCGGATCCGGGAGGAGCACCCGATCGGCGCGCAACTGAACGCCTACGGCCGGACCAAAGCGGAGGGCGAGGCCCTGGCGATGGCCGCCGGAGCCGTGGTGCTGCGACCCCGCGCGGTCTACGGCGTCGGCGACCCGCACCTGGTGCCGCGGCTGCTGGGCCGGGTGCGGCGCGGACTGCTGCTGCTCCCGGGGCGCGACGTGCGGCTCAGTCTGACCGCGGTGGAGAACCTCGCCGACGCGTGCCTGGCCGCGGCGGACGGCGGATGGCCGCCCGGTGCCTACAACATCGCCGACCCCGTGCCCTATCGCCGGGACGAGGCAGTGCGCACGGTACTGGCGGCGCACGGGGTGCACGCCCGGGTCGAACACCTCCCGGTGCCGCTCGCCCGGGCGGCGGGGGCTGCCGCGGAGCAGCTCTGGCGGCTGCGCCCGCGGACCGAGCCGCCGCTGACCCGGTACGCCGTCGACCAGCTCGCGCACAGCGTCGTGCTCGACGTCACCCGGGCCCGCCGCCAGGGCTGGCGGGCTCCGCGCACCCTGGCCGACTACGCCGGCGCGGTGGCGTCGGTGGTGGAGCGCCGGCCCTCAGCGCGACCGGCGCGCCTCCGACGGGGGAACCGCTGA